A region of the Salvelinus namaycush isolate Seneca chromosome 13, SaNama_1.0, whole genome shotgun sequence genome:
aagggattgtaagtaagcatttcagggtaaggtctacacttgttgtattcggcgcatgtgagaaataaagtttgatttgaagaACACAATTCTCCAGCgtaccagtggccatcgaaggtgagcatttgcccactgaagttggttactataccgaactgcagtcaggtcaaaaccctggtaaggacgatgagcacgcagatTAACTTCCCCGAGGCCTCcctgctagctgtgccactagagattctgggttcgagttcAGGCTccgttgcagccggccgcgaccgggtgacccatggggcggcgcacaattggcccagcgtcttccgggttaggggagagtttggcctgcagggatgtccttgtcccatagcgcactagcgactcctgttccgggccgggcgcagtgtacGCTGACacgtcgccaggtgcacggtgtttcctccgaaacACATTGgcgcggctggcttccgggttaagtgggcattgtgtcaagaagcagtgcagcttgttTGGGTTgagtttcagaggacgcacggctctcgatcttcacctctcccgagtctgtacgggagttgcagggacgagacaagactgtaacgaccaattggataccatgaaattgtgGGGGGAAAAATGGGTAAagtaacaaaaaatgtaattaaataaaatagcttccctgagacggtttctgcaGAAAGTCTTTGGTTGtgtaaacccacagtttcatcggCTGTACGGGTTCTGGTCTCAGATATTCCCGCAGGttaagaagccggatgtggaaatcctgggctggcgtggttacatgtggtctacggttgtgaggccggttggacgtactgccaaattctctaaaacaacgttggcgGTGACTTATACAGAAATTaatattaaattctctggcaacagctctggtggacattcctgaagtAAGCATTgcaaattgcatgctccctcaaaacttgagacatctgtggcattgtgttgagacaaaactgcacattttagagtggcctttcattgtccccagcacaaggtgcccctgtgtaatgattatgctgtttaatcagcttcttgaaatgccacacctgtgaggtggatggattatttagcaaaggagaaatgctcactaacagggatgtaaacaattcTGTGCAGAACATTTTAGAGaagtaagctttttgtgtgtatggaacatttctgggatcttttatttcagctcatgaaacatgggaccaacactttacatattgcgtttatatttttgttcagtgtaaataccACGTTAATGAGAAAATATACCTGGCCATTACAACATATCAAAGATGTTTCACCAACTTTTTCTCCCGCTCTGCTAGCCGGGTTCTCGCCGCTCATTTCCCACAATACCCTGCACATTTCTCTGTGTGCCATCAAGAATGAATGGGGGCGGACCTCCTCCTGCTGACGCCACGTCTGGTGAAAATGCACTGTTAGTTTTCCCCGCCTACTCAGACAGCTCACCTAGTCTATCAGCTCCCACTCTGTAATGTTAACCAGCTAGCTAGTAGCAGAAACTCACTGTGGCTAGCGAAGTAAATGAAAAAATAGACATcttgtactgtagctagttagctagctccgGCCTTGGCTGTAATACCGGCTAAGGCATAATAAGAAAAGTAACGAATAATTGTTTATAACTAACGATAAAATGGCGGAAAAGCCAGAGGCTGGAGACAGCGAAGACGAGGTTGAAGATGTGTACGAAGTGGAGAGGATTATTGACATGCGAACGGAGGAGGTAAcgaaactagctagctaacgttactgctAGGCAGTTTTGGTTGTTCGCCATCTAGCTGAACGTTAGCTTTATCTAGCTACACAATGTGACAACAATGAGCGGGTACCGTGATTAATTAATTTAAACTGTAAATAgacaacatagctagctagaaatGCTAAAATATCCACGCACAGTTAGCCAACTGAAAGGAAATTGAAATGGCTGCACAACTTTGCCCATACGACGCCCTCTCCTTGCGCTAGGCCAAGGTCGGACTGACTGATGTTATTCTTTCGCGTTTCTGGACTTCAGCCAGCCCCACTTGCGCAGACTTGCCAAATACAACAAACCCTCTGTACTAAGCCTTGCACAACCAAGTCGTAATTGTCTTTAatgagctagctaactagctacatgtGCTAGTTAAGTTGCTATGCCAGTTGGTTAGGAAAGTGCTAACGTTAGCAAACTAGCTAATAGTCTAgacatgttttatgtaagttagctagctaaatagctgGACGTATTAGCGATTAAGCAAATTTTCCACGGTACGTAATAAGATGGTACAGACCAGAACTATTAAGATATTACTAGCTGTTACAGTTTGGCGGATAGCCGTTGATACTTAGGTAACGTTAACAGTTAGTGTTAAGGGCATGCAGGACATTTTCGACCAGTCTCTAATTGGCAATACTTAAACAATTCCCGACTTGGAAACCACCGCTGTCTTATTAACTTCCATGGCTAGTTGCAGGTTGGAATTTAGAAAATGCGCCATTTTTAAAAAAATTACATCTTTTTTTTGCAccatgaagtaatccaacaatgtgcATACCGCCATCTTGTCTATTTAAAATCTTCTCTCATTGATGGAGAGAAGATTTTAAATGGACAAGATGGCAGTGTACATACACATTAGTTTGTTGACATGGAACAACTGACTTACCTGGTATGCTAATTGGTGTAGACAGTCAACCATTTTtcttacaccaatccaatgcttttttaTGTATGAGGGTAAGTTCACActttggggtggggtggggggcagAGTTTGGCATAGGTCCCTGACAATCACAGTTGGCTACCACATTTCAGTCTGGTGACATCACTGTCACCAGctaacttacataaaacatgtcTAGACTATTAGCTAGTTTGCTAACGTTAGCACTTTCCTAACCAACTGGCATAGCAACTTAACTAGCacatgtagctagttagctagctcatTAAAGACAATTACGACTTGGTTGTGCAAGGCTTAGTACAGAGGGTTTGTTTTATTTGGCAAGTCTGCGCAAGTGGGGCTGGCTGAAGTCCAGAAACGCGAAAGACACTATAGAGGAGAGTTGCTACACAACATGGGCCATGTGTCACTGAGTGATTAAGCAGTAGGCTCCTCTATTAAAGTGCAAGCAAGAATCTGTGTGTATAAGTAAAGGGAGAGAATGTGTTTGTGTAGGTCTGATCTGTGTGAGATTGAGAGAGTGTTAGGTGAATGGGAGAAAAATAGGATTTTCTGAGGCTTGTGATTGTGGCTCAACAGCGATTCAGAGTGAAACACCCAGCCCCGCCAAACCTCCAGAGTTCCGGAAGAAGAGGGGAGGGCAGTATTGGATGAGGAGGAGTGGTGTGTGTGAAGAAGTCACTTGCACAGCCAGTTCCTCTTATCTAAATTGCTTTTGAGCTGAGAGTATGAGGGCGGGAAAAAGGAAAACAAAGCCTCTGAGGGAGGCGGGTGGAGAGAAACCTGACTCTCGTTGTGCTTTGTTTACAATCACGACCAGCCATGCACTGTGCTGCAGTCACATGTGTACCTCATTTGAACCAGAACACATTAGTCACATGATACAAGCAAAATCTACTGTCAAAGTAACCAGGTTTTCAGCCAACTTTTTATGTGAGTAAAGGACATGTTGGATAAAGAATGTCACGACAGGAgtgatggaaacagcaaatttgtcTAAACTTTCCagatgtcgacaaaacaaaatacgctagacaaggtgggatctttttgtgagaaattaattgtgagaaatggcagtggaaGCACCTTTATGCGCTAATATTAATATAATATCAAAATAAATTTGGCGTCACGTGATATgttgtggtcctcccactacgactcaggaaagcatgcagtttattaggctacagattaaataagttacgataaacttcacagggtggtgaaagtgcgcGATGATGAGCTTGATTcttctttccaataaatatctaggctcttctggtgacatgatgatcatgCTTGGCTGTCATTTGACAAATAGAAATGATCTCTTTTGTCCAAAATAAtatcatcatgtaggtagcctacccacactgtatctgggaACTATTGGCTAGAGCCACATGCCAATAGAAGTGTGCACATTTgctataaaacgcaacatgtttgTGACAAAACGATCaggagagttgaaaatgtgatggaaacccatttaactttggAAATTAACCTCAAAAGTTGTTTATGTGCAATatatcacgcacagccttttatctgcaacaagtacATTTGATGGagacatctctggtgggaaaatgcgtattgtttttatgcagattttagaatattcgcatgaaaatctgtcgccatttggatggaaacctagctagtgtcaGAACGGTTGTCCCCTGTGACTGGTTCTCTTTGGTGTCCCAGTGCCCTGGATGGGAAGGAGGGGACTGGGAGTTCTGGCTGTGTGCCACATTGCCAGACACAGCCGCTTAAcggaatgtgtgtttgtgtcaggtgGAGAGGTCTGAGTAGGCATGTGTCAGACTTAATACAAACTCTAGGTCTTTTTTATACACACAGGAGGTCTATGAGTAGGTGTAGGCCCAatacagtcactcagtcagtcttCATCTTCTGCAATGATGTGAAAGAACTgaactggtaaaaaaaaaaaaagattctcCATATTGCTCTCACCCACTTGTATTTGCCCTTGTCTTTAGGGGGAGGTACTGTACCGCGTTCGCTGGAAGAACTACTCCTCTGACGATGACACGTGGGAGCCTGAGGCCCACCTGGAGGATTGCAGGGAGGTGCTCCTGGGCTACAAGAGGGCTCTGGCAGAGGCTAAGGTCACGAAAGACCAAGATGCTAAGAAATGCATGGTAAGTCCCATCCAGAAGGATCATAGCCATCGTAAGAAAGGCGAGTCTAATTGCTGGAATGGAAAGTGCTTTATAGGACTGACTGTTACATTAACTACCTTTCGAGTAACCAATATCACTTTCAATGGCTGATGTGAATATCCCCTCTCCTTTGTAGAAGTTGCCCATGAAGAGTGATGTGTTCGATGCTGACTCTGACAGCGACAGTGATATTGACAAGCCCACAGACCTGCATgttaagaagaagaaaaagaagaagcccagagaagaggaggaggaggaggcacctcccctgaaggagaagaggaaaaAGAAGAAAGACAAGCGCAAGGAGGACTTCAGGCCTCGTCCGGCACCGGAGTCTGATGAAGAGGAGCTTTCCCCTCCCCCAACCCCTGGCCGCGGAACCAAGATGTCCGACTCCAAAAAGAGATTTGTTGACTCCGATGAAGAGGAAGAAGCCCCTGTGCCCTCCAAGAAGCACAGGAAGGACAAGGCCAAGGATGGAGGAAAGCACGGAAAAAAAGAGAatggggaggaagggaagaagaaaaagaagaaaaagaaggatCGAAGGGGTGATCTGGAGTCCACTGAAGATGAGGCCACCGCCCCCCTGGAAGAGGAGCTTAGCGAGGGGCCATCTGAGTCCCAGACGGATGATACCACCACAACGGAAAAGTCTCGCGCTGATGACAAGCCCAAGAATAAGAAGAGTAAGTCAGAACTGAAGCTGCAGGGCATCAAGGACTTACTTCAGGACAAGAAAGGCAAGAAACTGGAAACTTCGTCGCCAATGCTCTCCGCAAGCGGCCTCGCAAAACTGAAGAGCCTCACTTCCTCCAAGAGCCAGGGCCGGGATGAGCCCACACCAACCTCTGACTCCAGCGACACTCCTGCCCCGGCCCAAGTCCACAAGAAGGCCAAGGGCAAGAGCCACGAGGCCACTCCTGCACCGCCTAAAAttccctcttcctcatcctcgtcttcctcttcctcctctggtGCAGGGGCAAGCACTAGCAAGACTGTGGAGGAGTCTAAAGTTGTAGTGGCTGGGGATAAGGAGCCGACCGCCTCCACTAACCTGTTTGAGAAGTTCCTGCTGAACTGCGAGGCCAAGGACCGTGTTCCCCGCAAACAGATGGTCCACCAGCCCACCCCCACGGAGAACACTAAACCACCAAAGGTATGCCAAGCAGTTCTGCACTAAATGTACGGGGTTAGTAAATAAACGCTGGTGATATAGCCAGTGGCAGGGCCCTCAAAGTCTATCTTAAGCTGCCTCAAGTAAAATCTTAAATATATTTATGTTCAAATTTCAGCTCATAGGGAAAATTGAGAAAAGGACCAAGCCGACAAAGGAGTCACCTGCTCGGAAGCCAGAGCCAGATAAGTCCAAACATACAGACGGTGAGAAGAATTAAAAGGGTCTTTTAAaagcttttatttttttgaattgcGTATGAATGTAGTGGACACAGCCACTAAATATTGACTCAATCAAGACATAAACAAAAATGTAactgacattttagtaatttagcagacactcgtaTTCAGAgtaacttacagtagtgagtgcatacattttcatactttatcgtactggtcccccgtgggaatcgaactcAACCATGGCGTTGCAAACTACAAACTTAGCCACACAGGAACCCCTTTTATGccaccttttttatttttttattttcccttatCTAACAGCATTTCGGCCCAGTCAGAGCCCCAGTGCTATGGAGACTGGTGACAGGGCAGAGGCAGAGGAGGAACCCGCCCAGAAGTCAAAGTTCGGCGGAGAGGACCGGAGGGAGGAGGCACAACGTTGGGAGAGGAGGACCCAAGAGGatgacaggaggaggaggaggagggaggacagCGAGCCACGCCTCTTCATCGCCTGTGATGACAATCAAGACCCCTTGGAGAGCGCTGACAAGTCTGGTACGCAGTTTGGTACGCCACAGAaccaacaaacacacatgcatacagacacacagtcacacacagaaaagtcaacacacacacacgtctgttaCAAAACCTACCattattgcttacacctatccaatcctttcagatctacacaagtgttTAGGGGCAAATGGTTGTTTCTGGATAGAGACTCTCATAATGGCCATGTGAAATAATACTAAATGTACTATTGGATGTGGTTTGTGACTGACAGACAAAGGTCAAGCCTCTCTTAACCTTGGAATGGACCTCAACTTGGACTGGATGACACTGGAGGACTTTCAGAAACATTTGAACGGGGAGGATGAGATTCTTTCTGCTCCACCTCTATCTCCCAGTAAGTGcataccctctttctctctcatgttTCCCAGCAGTCTCTCAACATCGGCTGTACATGGAACTCTCTTCCACACATGGATGTAGACAACTACTGATGCGAAATCTGTGTGTCCCTCAGGTGAGCTGCGGGATGCAGTGAAAAGTGGGGATTACATGTCTGTGAAACTTGCACTCAATTCCAAAGAGGACTACAATCTGGACCAGGAGGTACGTTCTGTGTTCCAAAGAGAGTACCTCTCACCTGCATTCTCCCCCCTGCTTTGCTCCTGTCTTTGGggagccccagctgttccacatATTTATTCAGTCCCAGTACAAGCACTAACTAGTCACAACTAATCAATTAAATATGTTTTTACCTTTTGTTAGagtagcctgtgtgtgtggttATACTTGTGAGTTCATTCAAATGAGGACCATTTTGCGACATACATCACAGTTCTCTTCTCATACGCTTTAGCTTTGTTCTCGGGTTTTCCAACAAAAAACTTACGTTAACCAACTTGGGGCGGCAACAGATTCGCTTTTGATACATATGTTTAGCTATTGCATATATGTCAGCGCCAAGTACTATATAATTCATTACTCAATTAAAGCCACAATATGTAACTTTCATTCCAGAATGACTGCAAGCATAGTACAAAGGACTGGAAATTTAAGTTACAGATTGCTGCTTTaattaaatgtattgtgtagaatGAATTTTCATTTAGCCAGTCTGGTTCAAACATAGATACAACTGAATCAACTTAGCCACTCTGATCGAGTTATAAAACAGTTTAAATATTGGATATAACGTGAGAGCCAGTGATGGCATGCAGAGGTTGAATACCAGGACATTGAAAGAGAGAATCCGACTACAGTACCTGCTGACTGTATCCATTGAGGACCGCTAAGCAATCGAAGGTAAGCAGATTATACCCTTTAACTACTCAGTTATTTAATTTAGCCCAATGGAGCTACAGATTGTTTTGTAAAGATGTGTTAAGCTTGAATAGGAAAATGCAGTTTGTAAAATGTAATGTTTATCgctttaaaaacatgttttgccTATTATCATACCTAATAAACTGTTGTGCCAACTTTGTCTGGCAATGAATAAATCCAAGCTTTATATTGCATTGAATGTTTGTTGTTGTGCACAGTTGTCAGAATTTTCATACGTTACTATGGAGGCAGCTAGAGTGGTCTCAGACAGGTATTATCTTCTCATTAACAGACACAGAACATGATGAGCAAGAGGTCAAAGTTCACAAGAAGCTATAAGATACAACATTTACCTCAGGTACAGTAATGCCTTAAGAAAAGTATTCTTGCACCACCGCAGAGCATGTAAAACTGCTGCGGACATAGCAGCACTGACATTTCACTCTTCATCTTCATTATCGACAATGAATAGCCGAAAAGCTAAAATAAAAAACCTTCCTTAGTCACTCATTACAATACCAGTAACACATTTCAGCTTTTGCCATACAGTTGTCTTTGTGTACAATAATAATTAAATATGAATCGAACAAAACCTTCAGTTTAACAAACTACTGACATAAGCATGTATTCTATTAACAAAATATGTATTTACATAGGCTAATATTACTTGCCCAGTTACATTATTATTTTGTTTGGGTTGTCCAATTTAGCTTTGTTAATTATTACAATTTATAAGGACTCGATAGTGTTAGTGTGGACCAATCAGTGTTAAGGGCCTGCTGAATATATTATATGTCTCAAACGTTCTGCTGCAACTGTAACTGTTGGGCAAGTACCAGAATTAATTTGGACCAGAGTTTGTTTTGCATCTTTATAGGCAGCCAAACACTCCAGGATCTTATTCAGGTCTATTTGTGTAAACACTTAAATCACCCACCAAACGCTCATCATTGCATGTAGGTCACTAAATACTGAATATATTGAGGATTCAAAACAGTCATTGGCAAAATTAGGTTAGAAGCCTAGTTGCATGGCGTTTTCTTTTCTGTACCTTCCTCGTCTCCATGCAGCATCTCATCCAACATCACATTATTAATTCCTCATCAGACATATTTACAATGTCAAAACGTTGTAGTTCGCTGATTTAATACAATAAAGCCATAAACTATTCCTTGAATGGGTCAAATGTGGTTTTTTTATTATTGAAGAATTCAGTCTACACGCAGTTTGGTGCTGTGTAACCATTGCATTGATTCTTGCTTGACTGTGATTGAAGTTGAGAGCATTGTTGAGGTGCTCTTAGGCGATCATTTGAATGACTCACAATGTGTACTGTACATGTTTTCAATGAGCAGTACTATGAGGTTTTCACGATTTTAGATTTTTCTGTGTATGAAACAGGGCAGGGGACACCAGCTTTGTCTAGTATGATGGTATAGTTTACCTAATTTCTCTTTGCCACAAAAGTTAAACACTAACTCCCAACAGCTATGAAGCTGCTTGTTTCACGTCCCACTTTTCATACATTTGAAACGGAATGCATCATGAGATTAACCTTTCATAAGTTATGAATCTTACGTTTACTTGTTCTTTTACAGGCATACACTGTTGAACAGAAGAGTTTAAGTGGCAAAGAGAAGAGTTTAAATGAAGAGGATATTTTAAATGAGGAAAAGAAGACTTTATGTGATGAAGAGAAGAGATTAAGTGATGAAGAGAAGCCTTTATGTGCAGCAGGGAATCCTCGCAGCCTGGGGAATCTTCACCGCAGCCTGGGGAATCTTCACCGCAAAAGGAATCCTCACCGCGAAAGGAATTCTCTTTGCAAAGATGAGATTCCTCTATGCGAAGAGAATCATTTACACAAGGAAGAGAAACATTCTCTACACAATAAAAAGACTTCATGTGTTGAAGATAATACGTCATGGGATGTGGAGAAGACTTTATGTGACATAAAGAAGGGTGCTGAGGAAAGCAGTTTGAGTGGTGATGAGATTCACGAAAACAGTTCTGGTGATGAGGTAGAACGACAAAGACTTGATTCAAACGTTCCAAGTGGGTCAGATCCTCTTCCATCTAATGCAGAAAGCTCATGCGAGGATGAATATGAGCAGTACCCTCCAAAAACGGCACAAGCTAAAAAGACTTGCCGCAAAATATTTGCGCCACGGAAAGGTACACGGTCAAGCTTACGTTCCAGCACAAAAATGACAGTCAGCGCATGTAGTACGATAGAAGATGATGATAAGGGGAAATTGGACAAAAAGTACTTCTGCCTGTATTGCAATGAACCACACCACAAAATTGCAAGACATTTAGAAAGGATGCACGCAGAAGAAGCAGCTGTTGCTCATGCTATCAGCTTCCCAGAACTCTCCAAAATCAGGTCTCTCTTGCTTGACCAACTCCGTAACAAAGGCAACGATCAACACAACTTAGAAATTCTTCAATGTGGAGATGAAGTTGTGACAAAGGAAATACCCTCTTACAGTGGTGCTTCTGTGCGTGACTACCTACCCTGCCAACACTGTGTAGCTTTTTTTAACAAAATTGATTTATGGAAGCATGAGAGCTCATGTAATGCCAGAAAAGGACAAGATGAAACgaggggaggaaaaagagtgagGATCCAGGCTGCGTCCTCTCAACTTGTTCCATTGCCTGTCTATTCTACTGGAGGATGTGAAGAAATAATACACAATATGAATCAAGATGACATCTCATGCCACATCAAAAATGATCCCCTGATATGTAAATATGGCAATGCACTATCTGCAAAGCATGGTCATGCCAAGTCACAGTTTACTTACATTGGTTCAAAAATGAGGGAATTGGCTAGATTTGTACTTAATGTAAATGAGATGGACTGTGATGTGCAATACTTGCATGAAGTATGTGTACCATCCAAATTCAAATTGGCCGTTCATGCTGCCAGGAAAATGAGTGGTCATGACCCTGCCTCCGACAGGTACAAGACCCCATCTCTTGCTTTAAAGATAGGCTATTCCTTGAAAAGAGCTACTGAAATAGCTTTTGGGGAGAGTCGTATGACAGAGGACCGTGAGGCAGAGGAACAAGCCAAAAGGTTCATTGAACTACTTGAAAACGATTGGAATAACTGTTTTTCTGGTCTATCCCTCAGCGCTGTCCCTCAGTGTGATGAAGTTGATGTGTCTTCACTAACTGAGGATTTGATCAAACTTCAGAAGTTTCTCAAGGTTGCAGAGGACACAGCGAAGAAAGAATTGCTGGAGAACCCCACCAACACTGTCTGGAAAAAGCTCAATGAAATTCTTCTTGCAGAAATAGCTCTCTTCAACAGAAAAAGGACAGGGGAGGTTGCGAAAATGCTGTTGGAAACGTACACAAACAGAAAGAAAGCTCCAGCTAGTGCAGACATTTTCAATAACCTCTCAAGGCTGGAGCAGGAGCTTGGTGATGACAAATTAACCAGGTTGGAAATAGAAGGCAAAAATGGTAGGAAAATGCCAGTCCTACTAACGGAGAGGATGATCTCATCTCTTGAGatccttattgcaaacagagaCAAAGTTGGTGTGTCAAAGGACAACCCTTATGTCTTTGCACGTAGCCTGGATGCAGCAAGCTACATCAGAGGGTTTGACTGTCTGAGGAAGTGTGCACATGAGTGTGATGCAAAGAATCCTGAAAGTCTGATCCATGCGACAGTGAGGAAAGAGGTTGCTATCCATTGCCAAATACTAAACTTGAATGAAAGTGAATTGGATCAGGTGGCAAAGTTATTGGGACATGACACCCAGGTCCATAAAGAGTACTACAGGCTCTCTGAAAACGCAGCACATCTAGCACAAATCAGCAAATTGCTGCTTGCAATGGATCAGGTTCCAGTGGTAATTCCAGGGCCATCTGAGGAAAGGGTTGTTTCTCCTACATATGGTGAGTATTAGTTGCTTTACAGGGTATTTGGAGAAAGATGTCCATTGTGTTTTAAGGGATTAAATGATCAATTCAGTGAAAATCTGTTTTTGTGCCATTTACATGTTCACTAGACCTACATTTTTGAGAAGCTGGCAACTTATTACTCTATAGTGTTTGCTCTGTTCCTCTTCACAATATATGATAATGGCACATGTTCATGAATCCTTTTCTTCTGTTTCTATTCATTTCATAGGTACATATCCAGCGGGGACAGATAGTGGAAGGACATATCCTACCGAGACATGTCCTACTGGGTCATCATATCCTACAGAGACGTATTCAGCGAAGTCATATACTGTGGAGGCACAGCCTTCAAGGTCATATCATGCTGGGACATATCCTGAGAAGTCATATCCTTCAGGATTACAATCTGCAATGTCATATTCTGCGGGGACAGATTCTGCAAGGGCATATCCTACCGTGACACATCCTGCAGGGACCTATCCAGCAGGTTCATATGTTGCAGGGACATATACTGCAGAGACACATGATGCAAGATCATATCCTGCAAGTGCTTATGCTTCAGGGACGAATCCTGTCAGGTCATATCCTGAAGGGACATATCCTGCGGGGACACATTTTGTGGGTACACAACTTGCTAGGTCATATCCTGCCGGAACATATCCTGCACAGACACTTCCTGCACAAACACTACCAGCGCATACAGTTATTACACCAACACTTCATGCCCAGACACTTCCAACGCAGACGCTTTCTGTCGGGGCAGTTCCTGAGGGGAAGGTTAAGGTGGGCACAGTGTGGAAACGGAGACCGTGGAGTGATGCGGCTAAGGCTGCGGTGAAACGTCAGTTGGGACACTTTATCTCATTGATGGAGGTTCCAGGTAAACGGGACTGTGAAGTATGCCTCCACAATGAACCAGCTG
Encoded here:
- the LOC120058409 gene encoding uncharacterized protein LOC120058409 isoform X3; translation: MAEKPEAGDSEDEVEDVYEVERIIDMRTEEGEVLYRVRWKNYSSDDDTWEPEAHLEDCREVLLGYKRALAEAKVTKDQDAKKCMKLPMKSDVFDADSDSDSDIDKPTDLHVKKKKKKKPREEEEEEAPPLKEKRKKKKDKRKEDFRPRPAPESDEEELSPPPTPGRGTKMSDSKKRFVDSDEEEEAPVPSKKHRKDKAKDGGKHGKKENGEEGKKKKKKKKDRRGDLESTEDEATAPLEEELSEGPSESQTDDTTTTEKSRADDKPKNKKSKSELKLQGIKDLLQDKKGKKLETSSPMLSASGLAKLKSLTSSKSQGRDEPTPTSDSSDTPAPAQVHKKAKGKSHEATPAPPKIPSSSSSSSSSSSGAGASTSKTVEESKVVVAGDKEPTASTNLFEKFLLNCEAKDRVPRKQMVHQPTPTENTKPPKLIGKIEKRTKPTKESPARKPEPDKSKHTDAFRPSQSPSAMETGDRAEAEEEPAQKSKFGGEDRREEAQRWERRTQEDDRRRRRREDSEPRLFIACDDNQDPLESADKSGTQFDKGQASLNLGMDLNLDWMTLEDFQKHLNGEDEILSAPPLSPSELRDAVKSGDYMSVKLALNSKEDYNLDQEAYTVEQKSLSGKEKSLNEEDILNEEKKTLCDEEKRLSDEEKPLCAAGNPRSLGNLHRSLGNLHRKRNPHRERNSLCKDEIPLCEENHLHKEEKHSLHNKKTSCVEDNTSWDVEKTLCDIKKGAEESSLSGDEIHENSSGDEVERQRLDSNVPSGSDPLPSNAESSCEDEYEQYPPKTAQAKKTCRKIFAPRKGTRSSLRSSTKMTVSACSTIEDDDKGKLDKKYFCLYCNEPHHKIARHLERMHAEEAAVAHAISFPELSKIRSLLLDQLRNKGNDQHNLEILQCGDEVVTKEIPSYSGASVRDYLPCQHCVAFFNKIDLWKHESSCNARKGQDETRGGKRVRIQAASSQLVPLPVYSTGGCEEIIHNMNQDDISCHIKNDPLICKYGNALSAKHGHAKSQFTYIGSKMRELARFVLNVNEMDCDVQYLHEVCVPSKFKLAVHAARKMSGHDPASDRYKTPSLALKIGYSLKRATEIAFGESRMTEDREAEEQAKRFIELLENDWNNCFSGLSLSAVPQCDEVDVSSLTEDLIKLQKFLKVAEDTAKKELLENPTNTVWKKLNEILLAEIALFNRKRTGEVAKMLLETYTNRKKAPASADIFNNLSRLEQELGDDKLTRLEIEGKNGRKMPVLLTERMISSLEILIANRDKVGVSKDNPYVFARSLDAASYIRGFDCLRKCAHECDAKNPESLIHATVRKEVAIHCQILNLNESELDQVAKLLGHDTQVHKEYYRLSENAAHLAQISKLLLAMDQVPVVIPGPSEERVVSPTYGTYPAGTDSGRTYPTETCPTGSSYPTETYSAKSYTVEAQPSRSYHAGTYPEKSYPSGLQSAMSYSAGTDSARAYPTVTHPAGTYPAGSYVAGTYTAETHDARSYPASAYASGTNPVRSYPEGTYPAGTHFVGTQLARSYPAGTYPAQTLPAQTLPAHTVITPTLHAQTLPTQTLSVGAVPEGKVKVGTVWKRRPWSDAAKAAVKRQLGHFISLMEVPGKRDCEVCLHNEPAVQDRTWRDIKNYVHNTVKSIKRKKGLTRVDPTQQTKKGAAKKEKETEAKSAKERVGGTMTVSAQERLEAGPVAIPRKQKIWGDEAQAAVRRQLGDFTKLMKIPETSVATESSCASETRGAVGTSRRSSCLSVLMITLN